The sequence tccaaaaaaaaaaatttaaaaactggaTACATGTTCAGAGCTAAAAAAGAAACCACTTGCAACAGGGTTGCCTCTATCTAAATTCTCCAACTCTGTAAATAATAAATTCGTACATTTCAAGGCTACCAACAATGAGAACCTATATCTTAACTGACCTGTTGAGGGAGTTCCATGGCCTATTCGAAAGCTTttattttggcacaggcagggagaaCAATTGCAAAGGTTGTAGAATCTGGCTTTACACCTACCACTCGCATTTGCTCGAAAGTTCCTAAAGCCTTTAAAACGAATCCGTTTGGAGAATACCCTGCAACCACTGAAATCCCATGGGACCACAtttctttgaagaaatttttcAACATTGTTTTTGTGCCTGTCCATGCTCCCACATTTCGCATACCTGTCTGCCAGGGCAGTTGCTTCAACTCCTCGCCGTTTCTAATTCTCCGGCAATTATCCCTGGCTGCTACTTCCCTCTCATCTTCTTCCCCAAACGTCTCTAATGGAATTCCTCCATTCTCTCTAGGTTGTTCTACCTCTCTTTTCCACACAACGCAATACAAGCGTGAAGATTGAACAACCAAGGAAGAGGGATGGCATGCCTTCCCAATGGCACGGCAGCCCCTCTTTCCTCCCGCACCATCCCTTTTAATGCGATTGCAGGTCATCGTGCCCATCTTCACTTGAAtgacattttattttaattttttaatccaCGCAATGCTTAGCGCAAACGTGACTGACATGGGATGTGACAGGATTCTATGACAAATAATATTTGATCCTCTTAAAAGTTTCTTCTCCAATTTAAAGTGTTTCATGGAGGATGAGTGGCTTAAAATCTAGACCAACTCTAGATTACCAACAGCACCCATTTAGAGCACAACCGCCTCCCATTTACATTGTTCTTATTTCACAATATTTCCTTGTTCAAAAAATTGTTTTTCTTTAATTAAGACAGGAACAAGGGTTTCAAATCAATTCAGAGGTAGACATACACAACTAGTTTAACTACATGTCAAATGGGGCTTCATTAAATTGGTTCTAAATTTAGACCGAGCATCGTCAAGTCTCTGAGTGGATGGGATATTCACAACTCATTACTGCAAATCAGAATTGACCAGTCCAAAACCAAAACCATAAAAGTTCCATTAGACATTGTTAGAGGTTTAATTTTGCAGGGAATTTAATCTATATGTTAAAGATAGGTTGCTCAGAACTGGCAAACATGGATGAGAGCTCTCGTCCATGTCACAATGTAAACCAGTCTCGGTCTGCCATATAGGAACAATAGAAGATTAGACCCTAACCTTAAAGCAATTAAGGCTGTACAGTTTCATAAGGAATTCATCGTAGTGTAGAAAACATGACAACTATTGCCATGCACTATTCCACTATGTT is a genomic window of Cryptomeria japonica chromosome 7, Sugi_1.0, whole genome shotgun sequence containing:
- the LOC131062314 gene encoding uncharacterized protein LOC131062314 isoform X1 — protein: MGTMTCNRIKRDGAGGKRGCRAIGKACHPSSLVVQSSRLYCVVWKREVEQPRENGGIPLETFGEEDEREVAARDNCRRIRNGEELKQLPWQTGMRNVGAWTGTKTMLKNFFKEMWSHGISVVAGYSPNGFVLKALGTFEQMRVVGVKPDSTTFAIVLPACAKIKAFE
- the LOC131062314 gene encoding uncharacterized protein LOC131062314 isoform X2, which codes for MGTMTCNRIKRDGAGGKRGCRAIGKACHPSSLVVQSSRLYCVVWKREVEQPRENGGIPLETFGEEDEREVAARDNCRRIRNGEELKQLPWQTGYSPNGFVLKALGTFEQMRVVGVKPDSTTFAIVLPACAKIKAFE